In the genome of Paenibacillus sp. FSL R5-0766, one region contains:
- a CDS encoding S1-like domain-containing RNA-binding protein: MSLIAGTVVSLPVSREVSPFGFFLTTGSEDVLLHYTELTRDIKIGETLEVFVFFDTEDRLAVTMKKPYLMLGEMARLVVADVHPRLGCFLEMGLGRQLLLPIRELPELEELRPQVGDEVFVIMEHDKQGRLRAKLAGERELSPLSFHAPTSWLNEWVEATVYKPLQMGTFVLVEGGVLGFGAIGMIHSSERSHMLRLGEKVKCRVTLVREDGRVNLAMTQLKQVGRNEDADKLLAFMKERPMGGMPYSDATPPDIIKQRFGISKSAFKRALGKLMKDGLVVQKESWTYLSESAPADQSENK; this comes from the coding sequence ATGAGTTTGATTGCTGGAACAGTCGTCTCTTTGCCGGTTTCACGTGAAGTGTCTCCGTTTGGCTTCTTTTTGACGACAGGATCGGAAGATGTACTGCTTCACTACACCGAGTTAACACGGGATATTAAAATTGGTGAGACGCTTGAGGTATTTGTATTCTTTGATACAGAAGATCGTCTGGCCGTAACGATGAAAAAGCCTTATCTCATGCTTGGCGAAATGGCACGACTGGTTGTGGCTGATGTTCACCCACGACTGGGCTGTTTCCTGGAAATGGGCCTTGGACGGCAATTGCTGCTTCCTATTCGTGAATTGCCTGAACTGGAAGAACTGCGTCCTCAAGTGGGGGATGAAGTCTTTGTAATCATGGAACATGACAAGCAAGGACGCCTGCGTGCCAAATTGGCCGGGGAACGTGAGCTTTCACCATTGTCTTTCCATGCGCCAACTTCATGGTTAAACGAGTGGGTTGAAGCGACGGTATACAAGCCACTGCAGATGGGTACTTTTGTACTTGTAGAGGGCGGTGTACTGGGCTTTGGCGCAATTGGTATGATTCATTCATCCGAACGTAGTCATATGCTGCGTCTTGGTGAAAAAGTGAAATGTCGGGTGACACTGGTACGTGAAGACGGACGTGTGAATCTGGCCATGACTCAACTCAAACAAGTTGGACGTAACGAAGATGCAGACAAGCTGCTCGCCTTTATGAAAGAGCGTCCTATGGGCGGCATGCCTTACTCGGATGCAACTCCGCCGGATATCATCAAGCAGCGCTTTGGCATCAGTAAGTCTGCTTTCAAGCGTGCCTTGGGCAAATTGATGAAAGACGGATTGGTGGTCCAAAAGGAAAGCTGGACGTATCTGTCCGAATCTGCTCCTGCGGATCAAAGTGAAAACAAGTAA
- the rsfS gene encoding ribosome silencing factor, which yields MTVSSKELMNMAVAAADDKKASNIVALDLINVSLVADYFVICHGNSDTQVQAIATEIRKQAHAAGATIKGIEGMDSARWVLMDMGDVVVHIFHRDEREYYNIERLWSDAKVVETV from the coding sequence ATGACAGTATCATCGAAAGAACTTATGAATATGGCGGTTGCTGCCGCTGACGACAAAAAGGCATCCAATATTGTAGCATTGGATCTGATTAATGTTTCTCTGGTGGCAGATTATTTTGTAATTTGTCACGGGAATTCCGATACACAGGTACAAGCCATTGCCACTGAAATTCGCAAACAGGCTCATGCAGCCGGAGCGACGATCAAAGGTATCGAAGGTATGGATTCTGCACGTTGGGTATTGATGGACATGGGCGATGTTGTTGTTCATATCTTCCACCGCGACGAGCGTGAATACTACAACATTGAACGACTCTGGTCTGATGCCAAAGTGGTGGAAACTGTATGA